The Sebastes fasciatus isolate fSebFas1 chromosome 4, fSebFas1.pri, whole genome shotgun sequence genome window below encodes:
- the cfdp1 gene encoding craniofacial development protein 1 produces the protein MMNYSDYDSDGYSSNEDVDYVPSDDNLSEDDINECEKEEPLNEGDSVPHPNDVSKKKRKQKDIGVRKRKKGVLKLDKEDKDGDGAEEAQPPQEEVEKCTVVREDNEDKQKKKSDDLWASFLSDVGTRPKDSAPASQSSTTQKDDSSVLKVTPLRTETKASEPAKVTITQVFDFAGEEVRVNKVVSADSKEAKNYLKSQNTKQEESGDDEEDSSPEQPHLPGPSAKRPAGVSGILGRIGGKKLKMSTLEKSKMDWDAFKSEEGITDELAIHNRGREGYVERKNFLERVDHRQFELEKAVRQSNMKQ, from the exons ATGATGAACTACTCTGACTACGACTCGGATGGATACTCGTCTAATGAAGACGTGGACTACGTCCCATCAG ACGATAACCTCAGCGAGGATGACATTAATGAGTGTGAAAAGGAAGAGCCTCTTAACGAGGGTGACAGTGTGCCACATCCTAACGATGTcagcaagaagaagaggaagcaaAAGGACATCGGTGTGAG aaagaggaagaaaggagTACTGAAACTAGACAAGGAGGATAAGGATGGAGATGGAGCAGAAGAGGCGCAGCCGCCACAGGAAGAGGTGGAAAAATGCACTGTGGTACGGGAGGATAACGAGgacaaacagaagaaaaaatcaGACGACCTCTGGGCGAGTTTCCTGTCTGACGTCGGAACCAGACCCAAAGACTCCGCACCTGCCTCACAGTCGAGTACCACACAAAAG GATGACTCCTCAGTATTGAAGGTTACTCCTTTGAGGACAGAAACAAAAGCATCAGAACCTGCTAAAGTCACCATCACTCAAGTGTTTGACTTCGCTGGAGAAGAAGTTAG GGtgaataaagtggtatcggcAGACTCCAAAGAAGCTAAGAATTACCTGAAGAGCCAGAACACCAAACAGGAGGAGAGCGGAGACGACGAGGAGGACTCATCACCCGAACAACCACATCTTCCTGGCCCCAG CGCCAAGCGGCCGGCGGGCGTGTCGGGCATCTTGGGTCGTATCGGAGGAAAGAAACTGAAGATGAGTACGCTGGAAAAGTCTAAGATGGACTGGGACGCTTTTAAATCGGAGGAGGGCATCACCGATGAGCTGGCCATCCACAACCGGGGCAGAGAGGG gtaTGTGGAGCGGAAGAACTTCTTGGAGCGCGTCGACCACCGCCAGTTCGAGTTAGAAAAAGCAGTGCGACAGAGCAACATGAAGCAATGA